The genomic segment GTACTGTCAATGTGACATGTCTTAGTATGATAGAAAGCTGTTGATGTTTACAAACCTCTGGAAAGTATGTTTTATCCTAAGCCAGAGAGGAAGACCATAACTCCAGTTTACTGATGCACTTAAACATACTTATAgggaaaaacacatacatacacaccaATAACCTAAAAATACTGCTTTTGCATCTATGTTACTTTCAGCAGGTGTTATGACTGGAGTTATTCTGCAAAAGGCTAATACTGCATTttaattgttctgtttttctaacATGTAACAATATGAAAACGATGTTTGTATACACaattgcaaagtaaaaaaaaattacgaaaacaatcattttataatttcagATTACCTTTTTACAGAATTAGATATGAAAATGCAAGACTGAACAAAGAAATGCAAGCATCCCATTAAAAGTATCATGGCCCAAATGGAACAAATAGCATATTCTAGGTTGAAAATGGTGCAGACAAGAACCTCAGGCCCAtattgcaaatcatttcaaacaaatctattttttcCCCACCAAGTTGTTTGAGGTAAGCGATATATTTTGGCCTTCTgatttctctccttttctcctgGCGCACACCGGAGCGGTATCTTTCTCATCCCCTGCTTGGGGTTCAGCAAAATGCTCACAGGATGCCATAAATGAAAACAGCCATGACTGCAGCACTGATCAAGCCAGAGATTGGGACCgtcacaaaccaagccatgaagatGTTTCTGAATAGGCGCCAATCTACAGCTTTCTTTGAACGCAGCCATCCTACTGCAACCACAGAGCCCACCTGGGAACACAGCAATTGTCAAATAAAATCCCATCATCTTCTGTAAGTTTGTGACTTTAAATTATCTGTgtatacataaaatacacattttcataaTGAAGAAAGTTGCTCCACATTTGGACCATCTACCATACTGTTTACTAAAACCTCCATCACACTAAATAGTTTCTTCCCACATGTCTCAGTCTAGCTCCCAGACCAGTGTTTGTCCAATTTACCTTGCAGTGGGTGGTGGACACAGGCAGGCCAATGTTGGAGGCTACCACGACAGTTAAGGCTGACGCCAGTTCAATGCTGAAACCACtgtaaggaaataaaaaacaacactaatGGCTTTGAACATTTCTGCTAAAGGAGTGGTCATGTTTGAGCAGGATGCGGTTTTATGACTTAGGAAAAAGAGATTCCGTATTGTCAATGGAATCTGTACCTTGAGGGGGTGATGGGGGTAAGGTCCCTGCCCATAGTCTGGATCACTCTGCGACCCCACACCCAGAGTCCAGCACAGATGCCTACACCACCATAAAGCAGTAGCCAAATAGGTGTATTGGCATTTGAAGAAACGCTGCTGGTTGTGTAAACCAGCCACAGTGCTACCAATGGTCCAATGGCATTGCTGCAGAACAAACAGTGAGACTATTTCAACAAGAGACCAAAGATTTTGAGTTCAACTGTAATAAGTAATGTAGACATAAAGTGCTATCATCACCCTGATTACATGAATTATACCTGCAAATAATTATTAAGGGCAAAAGATGGTATGCTGTACAAACTGTAAATCTCCTTGAGGCTTATTTGTAATGTTGGGCtgtaaataaaactcaaattgACCTTCATGAAGGAGAGTATATGCATACCTAACATCATTTCCTCCATGGGCAAAGGATCCAAAGCAAGCAGTGAGAATTTGCAGGAACTGGAAGAGAGTTGAGACTGCTGGCTTGTCTGCCTCAAGCCCATCATCCTCCAAAGAGCCTTGGCTGCTACCTGCATCTTCCTTTCCCATTGCTAGTGTCACGTTGCCCTCTCCCAGAGACTCAGGAGTTGTATGCTCTGCCACAGCATTGCAATAGCTGGTGTAACTGTCCATACGCACACGTTTTCTTTCCTGACTGCCTGTTCCTGGGCCTTTTTCACCATCCTCACTGGCACGGAAGTCCCCTTCTCTATGCTTGAAGTCTCCATGCATGCCAATGATTGCCATGGTGTAGGAGGTGTAGCTGTTGTTGCGGCGGATAGGACGCTCGCCTGCCTCACCCATGCAGTCACCAACCTTGGCCAGGTGGAGCTTGTGTAGTAGGTCCTTGTAGAGGCCAGAGTCCTTGTGGACTGTGTGGTACTGTGTGTAACCATTACTTGGCATTTGTGCTGGCCTGTTGTTGAACTGAACATGGTCACTGAATTGGACTTGATGGGGAATATTTGTGGAACCATTGCTTTGTGCGAGTTGTTGGTTGTTGGTTCCCTGATTGTTTGTTTGAACCAGTTTGTGAGCTAgataaaagtcaaacaaaacttGTTAAGTTGGATCATTACCCATTAGATCAACTTCACGCGTCATTTTGTGTGCCAGTAGATAGTAAATTATAGTCAAAGAattaaatgtgttgcaatgcaaaaaaattaGTTACACATGTAATTCACTATTTGAAATGCAATGTTTCTTGGAATACTTACCACCATTTGCATTATTGTAGTCAGTGTCATCAGAATCTCCAATGTCAAATGCCACCCTGCGCTCCTTATTATTGTCGACATCATCAGAATCTCCAATATCAAATGCCACCCTGCGCTCTTCAGGGGCGGTCTGGGGTTGAGCAGAGGGgttttgattgacagctggTGTGGTAGATATAGATGACTCCTTGGAAGTCTGTTTAAGGATTGGACAGTGGGCCTCTCTTAGCTCCCTTTTCTCCATCAGGGGGCTCTCAGAGGGGCTGGAAGACTTGATATCACCTAGTAGGGGAGAAGATGGAGAGCAATATTTCTTATGTCAAAACATATAAACCTAACAGCAGAGAAACTTGAACACATCACCTCATTCCCTTTAAGTTATACTATAGGAAACTGAATAAACTGCATAATCAGagtcacaaaataaatatgtctgtGGTTATAAGATCAGATCAATGGATTATGACCttccaataaaacacatttacactacCCCAGCAGCTTAAATTATTAAAGATGATGTTGCGCAATAGATTCTGTGGTTCACGTGATATGTTTGAGGTTCTAAAGTGATTATTGGCACTAATTTTCTGAGCAATCATTGTAGGTCCATTGACTCAGTTGGCCACATTGCATCATCCAAACTGTTCAAGGTAAAGCTGAAGCCCTCACCCTCAGTCACATGTCCTGCAAATGCCATACCAACACCTTAAGCCAACCTAGGCTCATTTTAGACAAGGCATTAAAAGACTATTTAGTGGATCACTACGACCCAATTAGGCTTCTTGTGTACTGTATGGAAGCTGACCGAGACAGGTAAGGCCTGGTTATATACCATTGTTACCATGCAACAACATTCAAAGACTATGTAAATTAGTCTTACACCAGGCAGAAACAGATAAAGTTCCCTGACAAACTGGTTTAACAATGTGTATAATTTGGCaaaattttggatttttttttgtagttttaagtttattttctaCATATATAATCTGTAATCAGCCTCATTAGGTTAATTATGTATCAAAAATCATGGCAGTAATCCTCTAATGAAAGACCACTTAATATTTACTTAATAAGTTCAGATTAAATGGCGTTCCTCTAAAACAAAGCCAGACTATTGCTGTATAAATGCCAAAGACTCTTGGGATTTAATCCAGGATTATAGGACAAAAAGTAGTGCTATTACCTTCCAGATGATTTTCATTACAgcaaaaacataataacaaaattatCTTGAGCTCCATTTTCTGGAATATGAAGTTCTGAGGATCGGTAAGGCTACCTGTGCAATGCTAGCAATGTAAGGAAAGAAGCATTATTTAAGTGCTTACCTGTTCTTTCTGACCATTGGAATTTGAAAAATGAgtcagtatatacagtatgaacgTAAATATAACTTACGTTCAATCTTCTTTTTAAGACGTGGGCAGACAATAAACCAGACCACAATGGCAGTCACCAGAGAGCAGGCCAATGAGATGAGCAGGATGCCCCACCAAGGAATCTCTTCAATTCCTAGCACTGTGGGATCGACAGGtgccacacagaaaaaaaaataaaaaaataaaaaaaagacagtcaTACATTTGTGTGTTACGAGTAGACTATTAACAACGTTAAACCATCTTTTGGGTGTAGATGTGAGCGTTACGTGACTGGCTGCACTGCTTTATTGTGCCAGTAACTAGTTAAATATGGAAAGCATGTGAACAGTTATGAAACACCCAATAGGTGAAAGAGCAAAATGTCACCATGACCCTAAATGCCCCGTGAACAACTGCATATGCACAATTAGTTCCTTTAAAAGGCCACATTActaagagagaaaaaggaaaagggagTCATTCACTAGAGTGGTTTGCTGTAGCAATAAGGGCGCCCCTCTTGCCAAGCCTGCAGCAAAGCTGGTGTAACAGAGGTGTATATAATGCAGCATATGCAGGTCTTTAATTTTCCCTGGGGACTCAGTCATCTCTGTCATGCAAAGAAGATGCAAGTCAGCAGTGCGGTtaggagaaaacaaaagttgtTTCTAAGTCCAACACATAGTGAGATAACTTTGGCCAGGTACAGTAAAAACACTTCCTCCAGTTCTAGACCATTATAGAAGTATAggataaacaaaagcaaatcagGGCCAAGGCCGTTTGGAGAGAATGCACTGTACCTTCAAATGAACGTGGCAACTGAGACTCTCACTGAGTCACACTAAAGAGCACCTaactgttttagtttagttagaAGTTTTCTCCCTCCAGGACAGGTGTAAGAGGAAAAACCAGAAGGTGGTTTTGCAACAGTAAATTTCACTGGCATTAGATATACAGAAACCTGCTCCAGTCAGACATTTCTGGGTATTGCTGGAAAGTACATTCCAGGAACTCAACAATGGGACATGCATGCATAGAGCATGCTCATAGATGACTGGCCACACAGTTATttgcagaaaagcaaaaaattaaaatataagaTTTCAACTAGCCTGTGTCTACAGGGCTGTTTCACCCATTTCAGTTCATTATACCACAAGCATGCAGTGGGATGAACAGGATTGCACAGGAAATAGAATTTAACCACAGTGGTGTTCCAGACCCCTCCTTGAAACCTCTGTGTCCCATGGCCTACATTACAcaacctgttttttgtttgttttttagtcc from the Channa argus isolate prfri chromosome 18, Channa argus male v1.0, whole genome shotgun sequence genome contains:
- the slc20a1b gene encoding sodium-dependent phosphate transporter 1-B, with amino-acid sequence MVSTTATAILLASTVAATTQVALTDYMWLLIVGFIIAFILAFSVGANDVANSFGTAVGSGVVTLRQACILATVFETLGSVLLGARVSETIRKGIIDVGMYNGSEHVLMAGSVSAMVGSAVWQLAASFLKLPISGTHCIVGATIGFSLVAKGQQGVKWLELLRIVGSWFLSPLLSGIMSGVVFYFVSVFILRKKDPVPNGLRALPVFYAITMGINLFSILFTGAPVLGIEEIPWWGILLISLACSLVTAIVVWFIVCPRLKKKIERDIKSSSPSESPLMEKRELREAHCPILKQTSKESSISTTPAVNQNPSAQPQTAPEERRVAFDIGDSDDVDNNKERRVAFDIGDSDDTDYNNANGAHKLVQTNNQGTNNQQLAQSNGSTNIPHQVQFSDHVQFNNRPAQMPSNGYTQYHTVHKDSGLYKDLLHKLHLAKVGDCMGEAGERPIRRNNSYTSYTMAIIGMHGDFKHREGDFRASEDGEKGPGTGSQERKRVRMDSYTSYCNAVAEHTTPESLGEGNVTLAMGKEDAGSSQGSLEDDGLEADKPAVSTLFQFLQILTACFGSFAHGGNDVSNAIGPLVALWLVYTTSSVSSNANTPIWLLLYGGVGICAGLWVWGRRVIQTMGRDLTPITPSSGFSIELASALTVVVASNIGLPVSTTHCKVGSVVAVGWLRSKKAVDWRLFRNIFMAWFVTVPISGLISAAVMAVFIYGIL